The following coding sequences lie in one Cyanobacterium sp. Dongsha4 genomic window:
- the ltrA gene encoding group II intron reverse transcriptase/maturase — protein sequence MNSQKYKEHNWNQIEWKTVEKQVFKLQKRIYKASASGNVKLVHSLQRLLTKSYYGKLLATRRVTQDNQGKKTAGVDGIKSLNPSQRNELVKNLKLKGKCKPTRRINIPKPNGETRPLGIPCMEDRAKQALVKLALEPEWEAKFEPNSYGFRPARSAHDAIEAIFSAIKQKSKYVLDADIAKCFDQINHDKLLDKLNTYPQLRREIKTWLKSGYMDGKELFPTNEGTPQGGVISPLLANIALHGMEIELKKLACTWKGKKKENMYNLSIIRYADDFVIFHKDIKRIMECKEFIEKWLKELGLELKPSKTRITHTFNEYNGNTGFDFLGFNIRQYKVGKTHTGKCSGVTLGFKTIIKPSKEKIKLHIKKIGDIIRRHKASPQIALIRKLNPVITGWGNYYRSVCSKETYSTCDHLMFGQLKRWAIRRHPTKSHSWVKNRYWHTVIEEGENGLSIRNWVFKTKDGYELRRHDKTEIKRHTKVKGEASPYNGDWIYWSSRRGEYPDVTKRMATLLKVQKGKCKHCGLSFKDGDLLEIDHIIPKSQGGKDIYKNLQVLHRHCHDEKTNNDYKKFPNMGNKKNTKRTQSTYKDSQTSESRQ from the coding sequence ATGAACTCTCAGAAGTATAAAGAACATAACTGGAATCAAATCGAATGGAAAACAGTCGAAAAGCAGGTGTTTAAGTTACAAAAAAGAATATACAAAGCGAGTGCTAGTGGCAATGTCAAGCTGGTTCACAGTTTACAAAGATTACTAACAAAATCCTACTACGGCAAATTACTGGCAACCAGAAGGGTAACTCAAGATAATCAGGGCAAGAAAACAGCAGGAGTAGATGGAATAAAATCCTTGAATCCTAGTCAACGCAATGAATTGGTCAAAAACCTAAAACTCAAAGGGAAATGTAAACCTACTCGTAGGATAAACATACCAAAACCAAACGGGGAAACTAGACCACTAGGGATACCTTGTATGGAAGACAGAGCAAAACAAGCCTTAGTCAAATTGGCTTTAGAGCCAGAATGGGAAGCCAAATTCGAGCCTAACAGTTACGGATTTCGTCCAGCAAGGTCGGCTCATGATGCCATTGAAGCCATCTTCAGTGCCATCAAACAAAAATCCAAATATGTATTGGATGCCGACATTGCTAAATGTTTTGACCAAATAAATCATGATAAATTACTTGACAAACTCAACACCTATCCACAACTAAGACGTGAAATAAAGACTTGGTTAAAAAGTGGATACATGGACGGCAAAGAGCTATTCCCCACCAACGAAGGCACACCACAGGGAGGTGTTATTTCCCCATTACTCGCAAATATAGCCCTACACGGTATGGAAATAGAACTCAAAAAACTTGCCTGTACATGGAAAGGTAAAAAGAAAGAAAATATGTATAATCTCAGCATAATTCGATATGCAGATGACTTCGTGATATTCCACAAAGACATCAAGAGAATCATGGAATGCAAGGAATTTATCGAAAAATGGTTGAAAGAATTAGGACTCGAATTAAAACCAAGTAAAACCCGTATCACTCACACATTCAATGAATATAATGGTAATACAGGATTCGACTTTTTGGGATTTAATATCCGCCAATACAAGGTCGGTAAAACACATACAGGAAAATGTAGTGGAGTAACACTTGGTTTCAAAACCATTATAAAACCATCCAAAGAAAAAATAAAATTGCACATCAAGAAAATAGGAGACATCATTAGAAGACACAAGGCATCACCACAGATAGCATTAATCAGGAAACTCAATCCTGTTATTACAGGATGGGGGAACTACTATCGCTCAGTGTGTAGTAAGGAAACTTACTCAACCTGTGACCACCTAATGTTTGGACAACTAAAAAGATGGGCAATAAGAAGACATCCCACTAAATCTCACTCATGGGTTAAAAACAGATATTGGCACACCGTAATTGAGGAAGGTGAAAACGGCTTATCAATTAGAAATTGGGTCTTCAAAACTAAGGATGGTTACGAACTAAGAAGGCACGATAAAACTGAAATAAAACGCCATACCAAAGTTAAGGGCGAAGCATCGCCCTATAACGGAGATTGGATATATTGGTCAAGCCGTAGAGGAGAATATCCTGATGTAACTAAAAGAATGGCAACATTACTCAAGGTACAGAAAGGAAAATGCAAACACTGTGGACTCAGCTTCAAAGATGGAGATTTGTTAGAAATCGACCACATTATCCCCAAGTCTCAAGGCGGAAAGGATATATACAAAAATCTACAAGTATTACATAGACACTGTCATGATGAAAAAACTAATAACGACTACAAAAAGTTTCCCAACATGGGGAATAAAAAGAATACCAAGAGAACTCAAAGTACCTACAAAGATAGCCAAACAAGCGAAAGCCGTCAGTAG